A genomic window from Qipengyuania oceanensis includes:
- a CDS encoding ankyrin repeat domain-containing protein, whose translation MRANRIGLGAAMALCLAGCAYGRIDRLPEEMVARPEENRDLVAAILAGDGERADYLLSTGADVDQRGAGGATPLIAAAATGSRALAARLLDLGADSAAADDTGRNALAHALERDDEPMVMLLVEYARQNY comes from the coding sequence ATGCGAGCGAATCGAATCGGACTGGGTGCGGCGATGGCGCTCTGCCTGGCGGGATGTGCCTATGGCCGGATCGACCGGCTGCCCGAGGAGATGGTCGCCCGGCCGGAAGAGAACCGGGATCTCGTCGCCGCGATTCTGGCAGGCGATGGCGAACGCGCCGATTACCTGCTCTCGACAGGAGCGGACGTCGACCAGCGCGGCGCAGGCGGTGCGACGCCGCTGATCGCCGCTGCTGCCACCGGCTCGCGGGCCCTTGCCGCGCGGCTGCTGGACCTGGGCGCCGACAGTGCGGCAGCCGACGATACCGGCAGGAATGCGCTCGCCCATGCGCTCGAGCGCGACGACGAGCCGATGGTGATGCTGCTGGTCGAATACGCCCGGCAGAACTATTGA
- a CDS encoding DUF4956 domain-containing protein, producing MVLRLFVRLTIFYAIVTGAVATATLLVPHFADYLPIGGAQSLLSGPTGDPFDSIEIGASRVANLGGSIVWLVIAILGALFTTLPVTWTYMASRNRAEYDQALVETMIVLPLAVTAIVVMVHNSLALAFSLAGIVGGVRFRNTLKSSGDAIYILLAIGIGLSAGIGALEIALVMTVLFNYTMTFLWVADYGALRGAHRYLRPNHLPPETQEEQEAETMPAHSDKP from the coding sequence ATGGTCCTGCGACTGTTCGTCCGGCTGACGATCTTCTACGCCATCGTGACCGGCGCGGTCGCCACGGCGACCCTGCTCGTCCCGCATTTTGCCGATTACCTGCCGATCGGCGGCGCTCAGTCGCTGCTGTCCGGCCCGACCGGCGATCCGTTCGACAGCATCGAGATCGGCGCGAGCCGGGTCGCCAATCTCGGCGGTTCGATCGTCTGGCTGGTGATCGCGATCCTCGGCGCGCTGTTCACCACGTTGCCGGTCACCTGGACCTACATGGCGAGCCGCAATCGTGCCGAGTACGACCAGGCCCTGGTCGAGACCATGATCGTCCTGCCGCTGGCGGTGACCGCGATCGTGGTGATGGTGCACAATTCGCTCGCCCTGGCATTCTCGCTTGCCGGGATCGTCGGCGGCGTTCGCTTTCGCAACACGCTCAAGAGTTCGGGCGATGCGATCTACATCCTGCTGGCAATCGGCATCGGCCTGTCGGCCGGCATCGGAGCGCTGGAGATCGCGCTCGTGATGACGGTGCTCTTCAACTACACGATGACCTTCCTGTGGGTCGCCGACTACGGCGCCCTGCGCGGCGCACACCGCTATCTGAGGCCCAACCACCTGCCCCCCGAAACGCAGGAGGAGCAGGAGGCCGAAACCATGCCCGCGCACTCCGACAAGCCCTGA
- a CDS encoding DUF2975 domain-containing protein, which produces MTSIKSDPLLTVCKGIIYFLLGVVGFAGVAVALTVPALLVFYQKATAQIVEAGAPESLYWLIVALLLVVAGLLYLGFRFFRHMLHIVQSVSEGDPFTPDNADRLTAMAWLMLTITAISIPVAALAVYITKVAGEDAGNIDVGVDGGGILLILTLFVLARVFRKGTEMRADLEGTV; this is translated from the coding sequence ATGACTTCGATCAAATCAGACCCCCTGCTGACCGTCTGCAAGGGCATCATCTATTTCCTGCTCGGCGTCGTCGGGTTTGCCGGGGTGGCCGTCGCCCTCACCGTGCCCGCCCTGCTCGTCTTCTACCAAAAAGCCACGGCGCAGATCGTCGAAGCAGGCGCGCCCGAAAGCCTCTACTGGCTGATCGTCGCCCTGCTGCTCGTGGTGGCCGGCCTCCTGTACCTGGGGTTCCGGTTCTTCCGGCACATGCTGCACATCGTGCAGAGCGTCAGCGAAGGAGACCCGTTCACGCCCGACAACGCGGACCGGCTGACGGCGATGGCGTGGCTGATGCTCACAATCACGGCGATCTCGATCCCGGTCGCCGCCCTGGCCGTCTACATCACGAAGGTTGCAGGCGAGGACGCCGGTAACATCGATGTCGGCGTAGACGGTGGCGGCATCCTGCTGATCCTCACCCTGTTCGTCCTCGCCCGCGTCTTCCGCAAGGGAACCGAGATGCGCGCCGACCTGGAAGGGACCGTGTGA
- a CDS encoding metallophosphoesterase produces MLRQLLTILATALFMGAVSASAQAPGDAQRIVAVGDLHGDLPAWEAIATAAGLVDTQGEWAGGETVLVQLGDVTDRGPDSLAIIERLRALQLQAPGAGGKVVLLIGNHEAMNVSGDLRYVHPGEYAAFVDRKSAARREAVWRANEQRIVDFYRSDDPDLPVSAIRKLWFEANPPGLLEHRQAWRPDGELGRWAASLPAAVKIGDTLFVHGGLSIERALRPLDEINAAIHAALGPGDETDRTAAQDPFGPLWYRGNVMRDADVAADAARPSIADELAQVLTYHDAARLVVGHTPSVKGILASNDGKLIRADTGISAHYGGPASFLEITPDGVTAHERRADGTWAAHSLDQQPDGDDP; encoded by the coding sequence ATGCTCAGACAGCTTCTGACGATACTGGCGACGGCGCTCTTCATGGGCGCCGTCTCCGCGTCCGCGCAGGCACCGGGCGATGCGCAACGGATCGTCGCGGTGGGCGATCTCCACGGCGATCTACCGGCCTGGGAAGCGATCGCCACCGCCGCCGGCCTCGTCGACACGCAAGGCGAGTGGGCTGGCGGCGAGACCGTTCTCGTCCAACTTGGCGACGTTACGGACCGTGGACCCGATTCGCTCGCGATCATCGAACGGCTGCGCGCCTTGCAGCTTCAGGCCCCCGGAGCCGGCGGCAAGGTCGTGCTGTTGATCGGCAATCACGAAGCGATGAATGTCTCCGGAGACCTTCGCTACGTTCATCCGGGCGAATACGCCGCCTTCGTCGATCGAAAGTCGGCTGCACGCCGCGAAGCCGTCTGGCGAGCGAACGAGCAGCGCATCGTCGATTTTTACAGGAGCGATGATCCCGACCTTCCCGTTTCGGCGATACGCAAGCTGTGGTTCGAGGCGAACCCGCCCGGCCTTCTCGAACACCGGCAGGCATGGCGGCCCGATGGCGAACTGGGCCGCTGGGCCGCATCGCTTCCGGCCGCGGTGAAAATCGGCGACACGCTTTTCGTTCACGGCGGCCTCAGCATCGAACGCGCATTGCGGCCGCTGGACGAGATCAACGCGGCGATCCACGCGGCGCTCGGGCCAGGAGACGAAACCGACCGAACGGCTGCTCAGGACCCGTTCGGTCCGCTCTGGTATCGCGGCAACGTGATGCGCGATGCGGATGTTGCGGCGGATGCGGCCCGGCCATCGATCGCCGACGAGCTGGCGCAAGTCCTCACCTATCACGATGCAGCGCGGCTGGTGGTAGGGCACACGCCTTCGGTGAAAGGCATTCTCGCCTCGAACGACGGGAAACTGATCCGGGCGGATACCGGCATCTCGGCGCATTACGGCGGACCTGCCAGCTTCCTCGAAATCACGCCGGACGGAGTAACCGCGCACGAACGCCGGGCCGACGGGACATGGGCCGCACATTCGCTCGACCAGCAACCGGATGGAGACGACCCTTGA
- the rplJ gene encoding 50S ribosomal protein L10: MDRSQKSESVAQLNAVFNESGVVVVTRNLGLTVAQSTDLRAKMREAGASYKVAKNRLAKLALKDTDYSGIDEYLNGPTALAYSEDPVAAAKAVVEFAKTNDKLEIVGGSMGSQVLDEAGVRALASMPSLDELRGKIVGLVNAPATKIAQVVNAPAAKLARVFGAYGAKDAA, from the coding sequence ATGGATCGTTCGCAGAAATCCGAGTCGGTCGCCCAGCTCAATGCAGTCTTCAACGAGAGCGGCGTGGTGGTAGTCACCCGCAACCTCGGCCTGACGGTGGCCCAGTCCACCGATCTGCGCGCGAAGATGCGTGAAGCCGGTGCGTCCTACAAGGTTGCGAAGAACCGCCTCGCCAAGCTCGCCCTGAAAGACACCGACTACTCCGGTATCGACGAATATCTGAACGGCCCCACGGCCCTCGCATATTCGGAAGATCCGGTTGCGGCCGCCAAGGCCGTGGTGGAATTCGCCAAGACGAACGACAAGCTCGAAATCGTCGGCGGTTCGATGGGGAGCCAGGTGCTCGACGAAGCAGGGGTCCGGGCGCTCGCCTCGATGCCTTCGCTCGACGAGCTGCGCGGCAAGATCGTGGGTCTCGTCAACGCCCCGGCGACAAAAATCGCCCAGGTCGTCAACGCCCCCGCAGCCAAGCTTGCCCGCGTGTTCGGTGCCTATGGCGCCAAGGACGCAGCGTAA
- a CDS encoding helix-turn-helix domain-containing protein: protein MGNDTEGTNIVIKLDDLLHDRRMTLTELAERVGLTLANLSILKTGKAKAIRFSTLEAICRELECQPGDLLGYQA, encoded by the coding sequence ATGGGCAACGATACCGAAGGAACCAACATCGTGATCAAGCTCGACGATCTGCTGCACGACCGCCGCATGACCCTGACCGAACTGGCCGAGCGGGTGGGCCTGACCCTCGCCAACCTGTCGATCCTCAAGACCGGCAAGGCCAAGGCGATCCGCTTCTCTACGCTCGAGGCTATCTGCCGCGAACTCGAATGCCAGCCTGGAGACCTGCTCGGCTACCAGGCCTGA
- a CDS encoding SdiA-regulated domain-containing protein, which translates to MRRLSTFGLVLALAGCQADDPEGAENFALPTNLREVSGLAVAGPDRVFAHDDEFAIVHEFDTKTGRIVRSFALGKPTIEGDFEGIATDRTGRIYLVTSDGLIYAFDPGEHRQRVAYSAHDSGIGPRCELEGLSRAPDDDHLLLLCKRLRVGEETPRLEIYRWKLGTEHADLTPWLAIPLARFLDSDQRARFAPSGLEWDEARRKLFVVSGRSHLLVEIDETGEVVSIRSLDPRRHRQAEGIAILPGCKLALADEGSDTAKARLAIYPCP; encoded by the coding sequence ATGCGTCGGCTATCCACCTTCGGTCTCGTCCTCGCGCTGGCGGGCTGCCAAGCGGACGACCCAGAAGGCGCGGAGAATTTCGCGCTGCCGACGAACCTGCGCGAGGTGTCGGGCCTCGCCGTGGCCGGACCCGATCGCGTGTTCGCGCACGACGACGAGTTCGCCATCGTGCACGAGTTCGACACGAAGACAGGCCGCATCGTGCGCTCCTTCGCGCTGGGCAAACCGACCATCGAAGGCGATTTCGAAGGTATCGCGACCGATCGCACCGGGCGGATCTATCTCGTCACCAGCGACGGGCTGATCTATGCCTTCGACCCGGGCGAACACCGCCAGCGCGTCGCCTACAGCGCGCACGACAGCGGCATCGGTCCGCGCTGCGAGCTGGAAGGCCTGTCGCGCGCGCCGGACGATGATCACCTGTTGCTCCTGTGCAAGCGGCTGCGGGTCGGCGAAGAAACGCCGCGGCTGGAAATCTACCGCTGGAAGCTCGGCACCGAGCATGCGGACCTGACCCCGTGGCTGGCGATCCCGCTGGCCCGGTTCCTCGACAGCGACCAGCGCGCGCGCTTCGCGCCGTCCGGCCTCGAATGGGATGAGGCGCGCCGCAAGCTTTTCGTCGTCTCGGGCAGGAGCCATCTGCTTGTGGAGATCGACGAGACGGGAGAAGTGGTATCGATCCGCTCGCTCGATCCGCGCCGCCACCGCCAGGCCGAGGGGATCGCGATCCTGCCGGGCTGCAAGCTGGCGCTCGCGGACGAGGGCTCGGACACGGCCAAGGCCCGCCTCGCGATCTATCCCTGCCCCTGA
- the rplL gene encoding 50S ribosomal protein L7/L12 — MADIAKLVEDLSKLTVLEAAELAKALEEEWGVSAAAAVAVAGPAGGGDAAAPAEEKDEFDVILTGDGGKKIQVIKEVRAITGLGLTEAKGLVEGAPKPLKEGVNKAEAEEIKGKIEAAGGTVELK, encoded by the coding sequence ATGGCCGATATTGCCAAGCTGGTCGAAGACCTTTCCAAGCTGACCGTCCTCGAGGCGGCCGAACTCGCCAAGGCACTGGAAGAAGAGTGGGGCGTCAGCGCCGCTGCTGCCGTTGCCGTAGCCGGCCCCGCCGGTGGTGGCGATGCCGCAGCTCCCGCCGAAGAGAAGGACGAATTCGACGTCATCCTCACCGGCGACGGCGGCAAGAAGATCCAGGTCATCAAGGAAGTCCGCGCCATCACCGGCCTGGGCCTCACCGAAGCCAAGGGTCTCGTCGAAGGCGCGCCCAAGCCGCTCAAGGAAGGCGTCAACAAGGCGGAAGCCGAAGAAATCAAGGGCAAGATCGAAGCAGCCGGCGGTACCGTCGAGCTCAAGTAA
- the rpoB gene encoding DNA-directed RNA polymerase subunit beta: MATKAKPQKKAGTNTGTSKKRIRKIFGDIHEVVQMPNLIEVQRESYEQFLRSDPAIDYVSGLEKTLRSVFPIRDFAGTAELDFVHYELEPPKHDTVECKQRGITYAAPMKVTLRLIVFEVDQETETRSVLDIKEQDVYMGDMPLMTENGTFIINGTERVIVSQMHRSPGVLFDHDRGKTHSSGKLLFAARIIPYRGSWLDFEFDAKDIVNVRIDRKRKLPVTALLYALGLDAEDILDHFYNTVAWERVSGKAGDGWKIPFVADQWRGQKPAFALVDAKTGEEVFPAGQKISPRAANKAAKDGLETLLLPTDEIFGRYAAKDMIDEKTGRIYIEAGDEVSPDNLEVLDGAGVDKLELLDIDHITTGPWIRNTLKVDKAENRDEGLEAIYKVMRPGEPPTKETAEALFEGLFFDGERYDLSAVGRVKLNMRLDLDAEDTVTTLRKEDILAVVKELVDLKDGKGEVDDIDNLGNRRVRSVGELLENQYRVGLLRMERAVKERMSSVDVSTVMPNDLINAKPAVAAVREFFGSSQLSQFMDQTNPLSEVTHKRRVSALGPGGLTRERAGFEVRDVHPTHYGRICPIETPEGPNIGLINSLASFSRVNKYGFIETPYRQVKDGKVTEDVVYLSAMEEQKHTVAQASAELTEDGSFVEELVSARQNGDYFMAPREQITLMDVSPKQLVSVAASLIPFLENDDANRALMGSNMQRQAVPLVKAEAPFVGTGMEETVARDSGAAITATRGGIVDQVDATRIVIRAQGDVEAGQSGVDIYTLVKFQRSNQNTCINQRPLVKVGDVVEVGDIIADGPSTDLGELALGRNSLVAFMPWNGYNYEDSILISERIVKDDVFTSIHIEEFEVMARDTKLGPEDITRDIPNVGEEALRNLDEAGIVYIGAEVHPGDILVGKITPKGESPMTPEEKLLRAIFGEKASDVRDTSLRLPPGVAGTIVEVRVFNRHGIEIDDRTRAIQNEEIERLRKDSQDERAILNRATYNRLRDMLVGQTASAAPKGVKKGVVIDEDLLEGLDRFEWFKFAVADDGRQAQIEAVKSQYDEAVKLIDEKFEDRKEKLERGDELAPGVLKMVKVFVAVKRKLQPGDKMAGRHGNKGVISRILPIEDMPFMEDGTPVDIVLNPLGVPSRMNVGQIFETHLGMAARNLGMQIGEQLEEWKAANPNAAEDYAKAKPPEAVIARLKDVYGEQYHEEIDGRSTAEIVELAGNLKTGVPMGTPVFDGAREGDVTTELEKAGLHSSGQSVLYDGRTGDAFDRRVTVGIIYMLKLHHLVDDKIHARSIGPYSLVTQQPLGGKAQFGGQRFGEMEVWALQAYGAAYTLQEILTVKSDDVIGRTKVYEAIVKGDDTFEAGIPESFNVLVKEMRSLGLNVELTSLNDGEEEDDWGQIAAE, from the coding sequence ATGGCAACCAAGGCGAAGCCGCAGAAGAAGGCCGGCACCAACACCGGCACCTCCAAGAAGCGCATCCGCAAGATCTTCGGCGACATTCACGAAGTGGTGCAGATGCCGAACCTGATCGAGGTCCAGCGCGAAAGCTACGAGCAGTTCCTGCGCTCCGATCCCGCGATCGACTACGTATCGGGCCTCGAAAAGACCCTGCGCAGCGTCTTCCCGATCCGCGACTTCGCCGGCACCGCCGAGCTCGATTTCGTCCATTACGAACTCGAGCCGCCCAAGCACGACACCGTGGAATGCAAGCAGCGCGGCATCACTTATGCCGCGCCGATGAAGGTCACGCTGCGCCTGATCGTCTTCGAGGTCGACCAGGAAACCGAAACCCGTTCGGTGCTCGATATCAAGGAGCAGGACGTCTACATGGGCGACATGCCGCTCATGACCGAGAACGGCACGTTCATCATCAATGGTACCGAGCGCGTTATCGTCTCGCAGATGCACCGTTCGCCGGGTGTGCTGTTCGACCACGACCGCGGCAAGACCCATTCCTCGGGCAAGCTGCTGTTCGCCGCACGCATCATTCCCTACCGCGGTTCGTGGCTCGATTTCGAATTCGACGCCAAGGACATCGTCAACGTCCGGATCGACCGCAAGCGCAAGCTGCCGGTCACCGCGCTGCTGTACGCGCTGGGCCTCGATGCCGAGGACATTCTCGACCATTTCTACAACACCGTCGCGTGGGAACGCGTATCGGGCAAGGCCGGCGACGGCTGGAAGATCCCGTTCGTGGCCGACCAGTGGCGCGGCCAGAAGCCGGCCTTCGCGCTGGTCGATGCCAAGACCGGCGAGGAAGTCTTTCCCGCAGGCCAGAAGATCAGCCCGCGCGCTGCCAACAAGGCGGCCAAGGACGGTCTCGAGACGCTGCTGCTGCCGACCGACGAGATCTTCGGTCGCTATGCGGCCAAGGACATGATCGACGAGAAGACCGGCCGCATCTACATCGAGGCCGGTGACGAGGTGTCGCCCGACAATCTCGAGGTTCTCGACGGCGCGGGGGTCGACAAGCTCGAACTGCTCGACATCGACCACATCACCACCGGCCCGTGGATCCGCAACACGCTCAAGGTCGACAAGGCCGAGAACCGCGACGAGGGTCTCGAGGCGATCTACAAGGTCATGCGTCCGGGCGAACCCCCGACGAAGGAAACCGCCGAAGCGCTGTTCGAAGGCCTGTTCTTCGATGGCGAGCGTTACGACCTGTCGGCCGTCGGCCGCGTCAAGCTCAACATGCGTCTCGACCTCGATGCCGAGGATACGGTAACCACGCTGCGCAAGGAAGACATCCTCGCGGTGGTCAAGGAACTGGTCGACCTCAAGGACGGCAAGGGCGAGGTCGACGACATCGACAACCTCGGCAACCGCCGTGTCCGTTCGGTCGGCGAACTGCTGGAAAACCAGTACCGCGTCGGCCTGCTGCGCATGGAGCGCGCCGTGAAGGAGCGCATGAGCAGCGTCGACGTGTCGACCGTCATGCCGAACGACCTGATCAACGCGAAGCCCGCGGTCGCCGCGGTGCGCGAGTTCTTCGGTTCCTCGCAGCTCTCTCAGTTCATGGACCAGACCAACCCGCTGTCCGAAGTGACGCACAAGCGCCGCGTGTCGGCGCTCGGGCCGGGCGGTCTCACCCGCGAGCGTGCCGGCTTCGAGGTGCGCGACGTCCACCCGACGCATTATGGCCGCATCTGCCCGATCGAAACGCCGGAAGGCCCGAACATCGGCCTGATCAACTCGCTCGCCAGCTTCAGCCGGGTGAACAAATACGGCTTCATCGAGACGCCGTACCGCCAGGTGAAGGACGGCAAGGTGACCGAAGACGTCGTCTACCTGTCCGCCATGGAAGAGCAGAAGCACACCGTCGCACAGGCTTCGGCCGAACTGACGGAAGACGGCAGCTTCGTCGAGGAGCTCGTCAGCGCTCGCCAGAACGGCGACTACTTCATGGCGCCCCGCGAACAGATCACGCTGATGGACGTCAGCCCCAAGCAGCTCGTGTCGGTTGCCGCATCGCTCATTCCGTTCCTGGAAAACGATGACGCCAACCGCGCACTGATGGGCTCGAACATGCAGCGCCAGGCCGTCCCGCTGGTGAAGGCGGAAGCGCCTTTCGTCGGCACCGGCATGGAAGAAACCGTGGCGCGCGACAGCGGCGCGGCGATCACCGCCACCCGCGGCGGCATCGTCGACCAGGTCGACGCGACCCGGATCGTGATCCGCGCCCAGGGCGATGTCGAAGCCGGCCAGTCGGGCGTCGACATCTACACGCTCGTCAAGTTCCAGCGTTCGAACCAGAACACCTGCATCAACCAGCGTCCGCTGGTGAAGGTCGGTGACGTGGTCGAAGTCGGCGACATCATCGCCGACGGTCCCTCGACCGATCTCGGCGAGCTGGCACTGGGCCGCAACAGCCTCGTCGCCTTCATGCCGTGGAACGGGTACAACTACGAGGACTCGATCCTGATCTCCGAACGCATCGTGAAGGACGACGTGTTCACCTCGATCCACATCGAGGAATTCGAGGTCATGGCCCGCGACACCAAGCTGGGTCCGGAAGACATCACCCGCGACATCCCGAACGTCGGCGAGGAAGCCCTGCGCAACCTCGACGAGGCGGGCATCGTCTACATCGGTGCCGAAGTGCACCCGGGCGACATCCTGGTCGGCAAGATCACGCCGAAGGGCGAATCGCCGATGACCCCGGAAGAAAAGCTGCTGCGCGCCATCTTCGGCGAAAAGGCCAGCGACGTGCGCGACACCTCGCTTCGCCTGCCGCCGGGCGTGGCCGGCACGATCGTCGAGGTGCGGGTGTTCAACCGCCACGGCATCGAGATCGACGACCGTACCCGCGCGATCCAGAACGAGGAAATCGAGCGCCTGCGCAAGGACAGCCAGGACGAACGCGCGATCCTCAACCGTGCGACCTACAACCGCCTGCGCGACATGCTCGTCGGGCAGACCGCTTCTGCCGCGCCGAAGGGCGTCAAGAAGGGCGTGGTGATCGACGAGGATCTTCTCGAAGGTCTCGATCGCTTCGAGTGGTTCAAGTTCGCAGTCGCGGACGATGGCCGCCAGGCGCAGATCGAGGCGGTCAAGTCGCAGTACGACGAAGCCGTAAAGCTGATCGACGAGAAGTTCGAAGACCGTAAGGAAAAGCTCGAACGCGGCGACGAACTCGCCCCGGGCGTGCTCAAGATGGTCAAGGTCTTCGTCGCGGTGAAGCGCAAGCTGCAGCCGGGCGACAAGATGGCCGGCCGTCACGGGAACAAGGGCGTCATCAGCCGCATCCTGCCGATCGAGGACATGCCGTTCATGGAGGACGGAACCCCGGTCGACATCGTGCTGAACCCGCTGGGCGTGCCATCGCGCATGAACGTCGGGCAGATCTTCGAGACTCACCTCGGTATGGCTGCCCGCAACCTGGGTATGCAGATCGGAGAGCAGCTCGAGGAGTGGAAAGCGGCCAATCCGAATGCGGCTGAAGACTATGCCAAGGCGAAACCGCCAGAGGCAGTCATCGCCCGCCTGAAGGACGTCTACGGCGAGCAGTACCACGAAGAGATCGACGGTCGCTCGACCGCCGAGATCGTCGAGCTTGCAGGCAACCTGAAGACCGGCGTCCCGATGGGTACGCCCGTGTTTGACGGGGCGCGCGAAGGCGACGTGACGACCGAGCTGGAAAAGGCCGGGCTGCACAGCTCGGGCCAGTCGGTGCTCTACGACGGTCGCACGGGCGATGCCTTCGACCGCCGCGTCACGGTGGGCATCATCTACATGCTCAAGCTGCACCACCTCGTCGACGACAAGATCCACGCTCGCTCGATCGGCCCCTACAGCCTCGTCACCCAGCAGCCGCTGGGCGGTAAGGCGCAGTTCGGCGGCCAGCGCTTCGGCGAGATGGAGGTCTGGGCCCTGCAGGCATATGGCGCTGCCTACACGCTGCAGGAAATCCTGACCGTCAAATCGGACGACGTGATCGGCCGGACCAAGGTCTACGAGGCGATCGTCAAGGGCGACGACACCTTCGAGGCGGGCATTCCGGAGAGCTTCAACGTTCTCGTCAAGGAAATGCGCAGCCTCGGCCTCAACGTCGAACTCACCTCGCTCAACGATGGCGAGGAAGAGGACGACTGGGGCCAGATCGCGGCGGAGTAA